In Halobaculum limi, one DNA window encodes the following:
- a CDS encoding peroxiredoxin family protein yields MTGTAPGAPPEEPLSVGDRVPEFSSTLVRPEGDSVEVSFSDLLDKPVLLSFYTVDFSPDCIEEWCAFRDFDWFASGEEVRVVGVSKSGPRLHRQFIDRLDLGFPLYADTDLSISEQFGVAYRTFGLFRRSRRSCFLVDEDGEIRYRWLGDHWLDPTRDTPPVAELHEAVQSEIADDPETFGF; encoded by the coding sequence ATGACAGGGACAGCGCCGGGAGCACCACCGGAGGAACCACTGTCGGTCGGTGATCGGGTGCCGGAGTTCTCGTCGACACTCGTCAGACCGGAGGGGGACAGTGTGGAGGTGTCGTTTTCGGACCTGCTCGACAAGCCGGTGTTGCTCAGTTTCTACACGGTCGACTTCAGCCCCGACTGTATCGAAGAGTGGTGCGCGTTCCGCGACTTCGACTGGTTCGCCTCCGGCGAGGAGGTGCGGGTGGTCGGCGTATCGAAGTCGGGCCCGCGTCTCCACCGCCAGTTCATCGACCGCCTCGACTTGGGCTTCCCGCTGTACGCCGACACCGACCTGTCGATCTCCGAGCAGTTCGGCGTCGCCTACCGCACCTTCGGGCTGTTTCGGCGGTCGCGACGCTCGTGTTTCCTCGTCGACGAGGACGGCGAGATTCGGTATCGGTGGCTCGGCGACCACTGGTTGGACCCGACGCGCGACACGCCGCCGGTCGCCGAACTCCACGAGGCGGTGCAGTCGGAGATCGCGGACGACCCCGAGACGTTCGGCTTCTGA
- a CDS encoding DUF4396 domain-containing protein, with the protein MQVDAAVARVERLFEPARELLVPVLSEPSVLAGWGVVVAVTLTVLWWDLRTHNQAIPSLMKAVWTLTVLYSGPFGFAVYWYAGRTQIPEDSLGRRGFRSTAHCYSGCGAGEVTGILLAGGLLGLAVGWVAAATFGFAYLFGFGLTVGPLVQEGVGLREAVVDAVYSETPSITVMEVVAIGADLLLAAEAAITDPLFWGALAFSLSLGYLAAFPVNVALICAGVKEGMGNPAQMA; encoded by the coding sequence ATGCAAGTCGACGCCGCCGTCGCTCGGGTCGAACGGCTGTTCGAGCCAGCACGCGAACTGCTCGTCCCCGTGTTGTCGGAGCCGTCGGTCCTCGCGGGGTGGGGCGTCGTCGTCGCCGTGACTCTCACCGTCCTGTGGTGGGACCTCCGGACTCACAACCAAGCGATTCCGTCACTGATGAAAGCAGTGTGGACGCTGACAGTGCTGTACTCCGGGCCGTTCGGGTTCGCAGTCTACTGGTACGCCGGGCGGACGCAGATTCCCGAGGACTCGTTGGGTCGTCGCGGATTCCGCTCGACGGCTCACTGCTACTCCGGGTGTGGCGCGGGCGAGGTGACGGGCATCCTCCTCGCGGGGGGCTTGCTCGGACTCGCGGTCGGGTGGGTCGCGGCGGCGACGTTCGGGTTCGCGTACCTGTTCGGCTTCGGCCTCACTGTCGGCCCACTCGTGCAGGAGGGCGTCGGACTCCGCGAGGCCGTCGTCGACGCCGTCTACAGCGAGACGCCGTCTATCACCGTGATGGAAGTCGTTGCCATCGGTGCGGACCTGCTGTTGGCCGCCGAGGCGGCGATCACCGACCCGCTGTTCTGGGGAGCGCTCGCGTTCTCGCTGTCGCTCGGCTACCTCGCGGCGTTCCCGGTGAACGTCGCGCTCATCTGCGCCGGCGTCAAGGAGGGAATGGGCAACCCCGCACAGATGGCGTGA
- a CDS encoding deoxyribonuclease IV gives MSADSDSTLRIGAHESIAGGTYNAVDALVEDGGNCGQIFTHSPQVWQDPNIDDDEAEQFRSLSDDHGVGPWVIHSSYLVNLCTPKDGLRQKSIDSMQKEVDAAAKLDIPYVNVHLGAHTGAGVDQGLDNAASALDELDVPDGVTVLIESDAGSGTKLGGDFEHLATVLERSEQDLDICLDTAHAFAAGYDLSTVEGVAETVAELDEVVGLEHLECVHLNDSKHECGTNKDEHAHVGEGLIGEEGMRAFINHEELRDVPLVLETPTENGKSFAWNIERVRELRE, from the coding sequence ATGAGCGCAGACAGCGACTCGACGCTCCGGATCGGAGCGCACGAATCCATCGCGGGCGGCACGTACAACGCCGTCGACGCGTTGGTCGAAGACGGCGGCAACTGCGGCCAGATCTTCACGCACTCGCCGCAGGTGTGGCAAGACCCCAACATCGACGACGACGAGGCCGAGCAGTTCCGCAGCCTCAGCGACGACCACGGCGTCGGGCCGTGGGTCATCCACTCGTCGTACCTCGTGAACCTCTGCACGCCGAAAGACGGCCTCCGCCAGAAGTCCATCGACTCGATGCAGAAGGAGGTCGACGCGGCGGCGAAACTCGACATCCCGTACGTGAACGTCCACCTCGGCGCCCACACCGGCGCCGGCGTCGACCAGGGCCTCGACAACGCCGCCAGCGCCCTCGACGAACTCGACGTGCCCGACGGCGTGACCGTCCTCATCGAGTCGGACGCCGGGTCGGGCACGAAACTCGGTGGTGACTTCGAGCACCTCGCGACGGTGCTGGAGCGATCCGAGCAGGACCTGGACATCTGTCTCGACACCGCCCACGCGTTCGCCGCGGGCTACGACCTCTCGACGGTCGAGGGCGTCGCGGAGACGGTCGCGGAACTCGACGAGGTCGTCGGCTTGGAGCACCTGGAGTGCGTCCACCTCAACGACTCCAAACACGAATGCGGGACGAACAAAGACGAACACGCCCACGTCGGTGAGGGCCTCATCGGCGAGGAGGGGATGCGCGCGTTCATCAACCACGAGGAACTGCGCGACGTGCCCCTCGTCCTCGAAACCCCGACCGAGAACGGCAAGTCGTTCGCGTGGAACATCGAGCGCGTGCGAGAACTGCGCGAGTAA
- a CDS encoding sensor histidine kinase, whose protein sequence is MSDDAHDDGRAATTRGSLAAEPSVSSAWTHLPTILVVYGVVAGLSLSDRWILGGSIGGTPVGGTVAAVTTVGITLPFVLGFVFAGVVLGRGSLDVARYPRITGWWLGATGVFLAINLLMMTVWPPSSTAIAVGWLRFGMLFGGSWGLLVGIVEARSIDRARAAERERVRAELTEENREWVEYLNSILRHEVLNASNVAAGNVSLLLDRDDLDEDVRRRLAVIERACHDMDEVIREVRLLVASDRGEFDPHEVDLHPVLIEEAAAVEAAVDGATVETDLPERLPALADEAVGRVFSNLIANGVEHNDDPEPTVRVDAELREEAVVCRVADDGPGVPSSERAGLFEAANDGAADHGLGLHIVQTLVERYEGDIELTETGSDGSVFTVRLPRAEGSQGAFGGERETAVAGA, encoded by the coding sequence ATGTCGGACGATGCCCACGACGACGGGAGGGCAGCCACGACGCGAGGGTCGCTAGCGGCCGAACCTTCGGTGTCGTCTGCCTGGACGCATCTCCCGACCATCCTCGTCGTGTACGGTGTCGTCGCCGGCCTGAGCCTGTCCGATCGATGGATCCTCGGCGGATCGATCGGCGGAACTCCCGTCGGCGGGACCGTCGCGGCGGTCACGACCGTCGGCATCACACTGCCGTTCGTGCTGGGATTCGTCTTCGCTGGGGTCGTCCTCGGCCGCGGATCGCTCGACGTCGCGCGGTACCCCCGGATCACCGGGTGGTGGCTCGGCGCGACTGGGGTGTTCCTCGCGATCAACCTCCTGATGATGACCGTCTGGCCTCCCTCCTCGACTGCAATCGCCGTCGGGTGGCTCCGGTTCGGGATGTTGTTCGGCGGGTCGTGGGGGCTCCTCGTCGGCATCGTCGAGGCACGCTCTATCGACCGGGCGCGGGCCGCCGAACGCGAACGCGTCCGTGCGGAACTGACCGAGGAGAATCGTGAGTGGGTGGAGTACCTCAACAGCATCCTCAGGCACGAGGTGTTGAACGCCTCGAACGTCGCCGCTGGCAACGTCTCGCTGTTGCTCGACCGCGACGACCTCGACGAGGACGTTCGCAGGCGACTGGCCGTGATCGAGCGAGCGTGTCACGATATGGACGAAGTCATCCGAGAGGTCAGGCTGTTAGTCGCGTCCGACCGCGGCGAGTTCGACCCCCACGAGGTCGACTTACACCCCGTATTGATCGAGGAGGCCGCGGCGGTCGAGGCGGCGGTCGACGGCGCGACCGTCGAGACGGACCTCCCGGAGCGACTGCCGGCGCTCGCAGACGAGGCGGTCGGGCGCGTATTCTCCAACCTCATCGCGAACGGCGTCGAACACAACGACGACCCCGAACCGACCGTCCGTGTCGACGCGGAACTCCGCGAGGAGGCAGTCGTGTGCCGGGTCGCCGACGACGGCCCCGGCGTCCCCTCGTCCGAGCGAGCGGGACTGTTCGAGGCGGCGAACGACGGCGCGGCCGACCACGGCCTCGGCCTCCACATCGTGCAGACGCTCGTCGAACGCTACGAGGGTGACATCGAACTGACGGAGACAGGTAGCGACGGGAGCGTGTTCACAGTTCGACTCCCGCGGGCGGAGGGCTCACAGGGCGCCTTCGGCGGTGAACGTGAGACTGCCGTCGCCGGAGCGTAA
- a CDS encoding carboxypeptidase M32, whose amino-acid sequence MAAPAADLKSTVTEDAPEAYRNLLSRYARVANLESGAGVLYWDQQVTMPEGGTPARGKQLAALSATTHEKLTSDEMADALDAAEDADLSDEQAANVREIRRRHDRNRSLPEELVEELTEQQSHSQQVWKEAKADDDFDRFAPTLETLRDLHVDRAEAIDPDRPAYEVMYEDGEPYLPLERLEEIFEELKAGLVPLIEDIAEADRDLPSPFVEAGPYDDATQRGLSDAVLDLLNYPDDRGRLDVSAHPFTSGNQYDARITTRFKPDDPMDAFTATVHEFGHASYELGLPDDRFGEPLGASLSSGVHESQSRFWENHVARTQPFWEGFVGEANDHLGTDATAREAYAAVNQIYPDNLIRVEADELTYHLHIILRCEIDRAFVEGDIGVDEIPAVWNEKMDDYLGVVPDSDANGCLQDIHWSSRFAAFQGYTIGSVLAAQLDHAMRQDVDEVDQKIREGDLQPLWEWMTENVHSHGRRYPTDELVKEATGEPLTAEYFLEYVEEKFGDLYDL is encoded by the coding sequence ATGGCAGCACCAGCCGCCGATCTGAAGTCGACCGTGACCGAGGACGCCCCCGAGGCGTATCGGAATCTGCTGAGTCGATACGCACGCGTCGCGAACCTCGAGAGCGGCGCGGGGGTCCTCTATTGGGACCAGCAGGTGACGATGCCCGAGGGCGGCACGCCCGCCCGCGGGAAGCAACTCGCGGCGCTGTCGGCGACGACCCACGAGAAACTGACGAGCGACGAGATGGCCGACGCCCTCGACGCCGCCGAGGACGCCGACCTGTCCGACGAACAGGCGGCGAACGTTCGCGAGATCCGACGGCGACACGACCGGAATCGGTCGCTGCCGGAAGAACTGGTCGAGGAGTTGACCGAACAGCAGTCGCACAGCCAGCAGGTGTGGAAGGAGGCGAAGGCCGACGACGACTTCGATCGCTTCGCGCCCACGCTGGAGACGCTCCGTGACCTCCACGTCGACCGCGCGGAGGCCATCGACCCCGACCGCCCCGCTTACGAGGTGATGTACGAGGACGGCGAACCGTACCTCCCGCTGGAGCGCCTGGAGGAGATATTCGAGGAACTGAAGGCGGGACTAGTCCCCCTCATCGAAGACATCGCCGAGGCCGACCGCGACCTCCCCTCGCCGTTCGTCGAGGCCGGTCCCTACGACGACGCCACTCAGCGAGGGCTGTCGGACGCCGTCCTCGACCTGCTGAACTACCCCGACGACCGCGGCCGCCTCGACGTCTCCGCGCACCCGTTCACCTCGGGCAACCAGTACGACGCCCGGATCACGACGCGGTTCAAGCCCGACGACCCGATGGACGCGTTCACCGCGACCGTCCACGAGTTCGGCCACGCGAGTTACGAACTCGGTCTGCCGGATGACCGCTTCGGCGAACCGCTGGGTGCGTCGCTGTCGTCGGGCGTCCACGAGTCGCAGTCGCGCTTCTGGGAGAACCACGTCGCCCGCACCCAACCGTTCTGGGAGGGGTTCGTCGGCGAGGCCAACGACCACCTCGGCACCGACGCGACGGCGCGCGAGGCGTACGCCGCGGTCAACCAGATATACCCGGACAACCTCATCCGCGTCGAGGCGGACGAACTCACCTACCACCTCCACATCATCCTCCGGTGTGAGATCGACCGGGCGTTCGTCGAGGGCGACATCGGCGTCGACGAGATTCCCGCCGTCTGGAACGAGAAGATGGACGACTACCTCGGCGTCGTCCCCGACAGCGACGCAAACGGCTGTCTGCAGGACATCCACTGGAGCAGTCGCTTCGCGGCGTTCCAGGGGTACACCATCGGCTCCGTCCTCGCCGCGCAACTCGACCACGCGATGCGACAGGACGTCGACGAAGTCGACCAGAAGATTCGCGAGGGCGACCTCCAACCGCTGTGGGAGTGGATGACCGAGAACGTCCACAGCCACGGCCGCCGGTACCCGACCGACGAACTCGTGAAGGAGGCGACGGGCGAACCGCTGACGGCCGAGTACTTCCTCGAGTACGTCGAAGAGAAGTTCGGCGACCTGTACGACCTGTAA
- a CDS encoding glycosyltransferase family 87 protein, with product MPRRARLHSLREQRPLFVLVSSVTLAVLLAWPLFDYWLRLVGVAPQFRFWDFGVYGGTVNRWLEGGPLYVRNDSGGYHGSYLYPPLGVLLFAPFVEAFPSSYAAVAWEAFSVGALWVGLQLVCAAAGFELRGGERLVLLWALFGFQPLLFGVKMGQTPAFLTALLCVAFAAPVLAGRRWGDRVAGVATAVVGTLKLVYAPAGAFLLRRRRRLAWAVVTGLGLVAVSVAVFGVEAHRAYLGVLRWGIETGGKSRSPKLWMVAYYRPLYAVPGKTLLRVGGGLVIAALAVLATGDADREAFAAGVASIPLLAPQTYTYYHVALLPAAVVLLAVELERPDGRPTLVPVGVLLAHAHAYGLGALAAVLPAWVPPSSAFAPLLALIQPGLWGNLLLVTLATRRLAQRVEWNAVRSALPVV from the coding sequence ATGCCCCGCCGCGCCCGCCTCCACTCCCTCCGCGAGCAGCGACCGCTGTTCGTCCTCGTCTCGTCGGTCACGCTCGCGGTGCTACTGGCGTGGCCACTGTTCGACTACTGGCTTCGCCTCGTCGGTGTCGCCCCCCAGTTCCGCTTCTGGGACTTCGGCGTGTACGGCGGGACGGTGAACCGCTGGTTGGAGGGCGGACCGCTGTACGTCCGCAACGACAGCGGCGGCTACCACGGGAGTTACCTCTACCCGCCGCTGGGCGTCCTCCTGTTCGCGCCGTTCGTCGAGGCGTTCCCGTCGTCGTACGCCGCGGTCGCGTGGGAGGCGTTCTCCGTCGGAGCGCTGTGGGTCGGCCTGCAACTCGTGTGCGCGGCCGCCGGATTCGAGTTGCGCGGCGGCGAGCGACTCGTCCTCCTGTGGGCGCTGTTCGGCTTTCAACCGTTGCTGTTCGGTGTGAAGATGGGACAGACGCCCGCGTTCCTCACGGCTCTGTTGTGTGTCGCGTTCGCCGCGCCCGTCCTCGCGGGGCGGCGGTGGGGTGACCGCGTCGCGGGCGTCGCGACGGCCGTCGTCGGCACGCTCAAACTCGTGTACGCGCCCGCTGGAGCGTTCCTCCTGCGGCGACGGCGGCGGCTCGCGTGGGCCGTTGTGACGGGACTGGGACTCGTCGCCGTCTCGGTCGCGGTGTTCGGCGTCGAGGCGCATCGTGCGTACCTCGGCGTCCTTCGGTGGGGCATCGAGACGGGCGGCAAGTCGCGGTCGCCGAAACTCTGGATGGTCGCGTACTACCGCCCGCTGTACGCGGTGCCGGGAAAAACCCTGCTCCGGGTTGGCGGCGGCCTCGTCATCGCGGCGCTCGCGGTGTTGGCGACGGGTGACGCCGACCGCGAGGCGTTCGCGGCGGGCGTCGCGTCGATTCCGCTGCTCGCGCCACAGACGTACACGTACTACCACGTAGCGCTACTGCCGGCGGCAGTGGTGTTGCTCGCGGTCGAACTCGAGCGTCCGGACGGTCGACCGACGCTGGTCCCCGTCGGCGTGTTGCTCGCACACGCTCACGCCTACGGCCTCGGTGCACTCGCGGCGGTGCTTCCCGCGTGGGTACCACCGTCGTCCGCGTTCGCGCCGCTACTCGCGCTGATCCAACCGGGACTGTGGGGGAACCTGCTCTTGGTGACGCTGGCGACGCGGCGACTCGCACAACGGGTAGAGTGGAACGCAGTGCGGAGCGCACTCCCTGTCGTCTGA
- a CDS encoding HVO_0416 family zinc finger protein produces MASAPSPNGDLFDEFLTSRGHDVETARWEESYNKKQCPDCGGLHDGDAMECSVCGWRPETLG; encoded by the coding sequence ATGGCGTCGGCACCGAGCCCGAACGGCGACCTGTTCGACGAGTTCCTGACCAGTCGCGGCCACGACGTAGAGACAGCGCGATGGGAGGAGTCTTATAACAAAAAACAGTGCCCGGACTGTGGCGGCCTCCACGACGGCGATGCGATGGAGTGCTCGGTGTGCGGTTGGCGACCTGAAACGCTCGGATAA